The Pirellulales bacterium genome has a window encoding:
- a CDS encoding glycoside hydrolase family 88 protein produces MAFTPPPLPPDLRERFEQALIFSQAQVAQTVARSPDYFPIYTVDGRWHHSGELWTDWTGGFFAGMMWRFYAQNRDPVWRARAEHYSQLLTHRQYDQNVHDLGFIFLNTYRPWYELTGEPQLRDVLVQAGRTLATRYMERGKYLRSFVAPESLFIDIMMNVPLIIYAAQTADDQQLLNIGLAHSRTTRDTIVRSDGSTAHEGIFDLETGKFLRESTHQGWRPDSAWARGLAWSLYGFSQVYELTKLPEFLEVAERNAAFWIARLPTDGIPWWDFRADLTQPLPWGRQKDSSAAAIAASGLLHLAQQTTSDNRATAYRLTALAMLEQLAGPAYLAEGTPGWEGILQHGVYHTSKNLGVDESVMWGDFFFVEALTNALAKPHG; encoded by the coding sequence GTGGCTTTCACTCCTCCTCCCTTGCCGCCGGATTTGCGAGAGCGCTTCGAGCAGGCTCTGATATTCTCGCAAGCGCAGGTCGCGCAGACCGTCGCGCGCTCGCCCGATTATTTTCCCATCTACACGGTTGACGGGCGGTGGCACCATTCGGGCGAATTGTGGACCGATTGGACCGGCGGGTTTTTCGCGGGCATGATGTGGCGCTTTTACGCCCAGAACCGTGATCCCGTCTGGCGGGCCCGCGCCGAGCATTATTCGCAATTACTGACCCACCGCCAGTACGATCAAAACGTTCACGACCTGGGCTTCATTTTTCTCAACACGTACCGGCCCTGGTATGAGTTGACGGGTGAACCGCAGCTGCGCGACGTTCTGGTGCAGGCCGGCCGCACACTGGCGACGCGCTATATGGAGCGCGGCAAGTATCTGCGCTCCTTCGTGGCTCCCGAGAGCTTGTTCATCGACATCATGATGAACGTGCCGCTCATCATCTATGCGGCGCAGACGGCCGACGACCAGCAATTGCTGAACATCGGCCTTGCCCATTCTCGGACCACGCGCGATACGATCGTGCGCTCCGACGGTTCGACCGCGCACGAGGGCATCTTTGACCTCGAAACGGGGAAATTCCTCCGCGAGTCGACCCATCAGGGATGGCGCCCTGACAGCGCCTGGGCACGTGGGCTGGCCTGGAGCCTGTACGGCTTCAGCCAGGTCTACGAATTGACGAAGTTGCCGGAATTCCTCGAAGTCGCCGAACGCAATGCCGCCTTCTGGATCGCCCGGCTGCCGACCGACGGCATCCCCTGGTGGGATTTCCGCGCCGATCTCACGCAGCCCTTGCCCTGGGGGCGCCAGAAAGACAGTTCGGCCGCCGCTATTGCCGCGAGCGGATTATTGCATTTGGCGCAGCAGACGACCTCTGACAATCGCGCCACCGCTTATCGCCTGACCGCGCTTGCCATGCTCGAACAATTGGCAGGGCCGGCGTACCTTGCCGAGGGCACGCCAGGTTGGGAGGGGATCTTGCAGCACGGCGTCTATCACACGTCGAAAAACCTGGGCGTCGACGAATCCGTGATGTGGGGCGACTTCTTCTTCGTCGAAGCTTTGACGAACGCCCTGGCCAAGCCGCACGGGTAA
- a CDS encoding diguanylate cyclase gives MGVTAHQKLRVIWERLFPIDRWRDPETLRQAGRIVAFDLAMFFWVVIFAPIYALLGSTPSVIVLVMVGIVLPAALIALQRGLSPTLCGNVLCWAGWLTYTALVYVQGGMSAPSPTLTWFASLPICAVYMCGLRSGVFWTLASILAVTGFAVADHFGFPCPNTLTPFATRLLQFLALAGLITCVYVLVHVLTRFELNVRRTLHEANSRLEAQSSLDALTGIANRRSFDWTMEREWKRHERAGMPISVALIDVDWFKQYNDNFGHLAGDDVLRSIAFAIQSGVHRPGDFAARFGGEEFAVILSDTDEHQARYVMAMIHQRVRAIEIPYPDPTKGPFVTISIGIATATPCRGDSFMELIHEADVALYQAKAEGRDRAIHASRIGASAAVVQAGAVKTHL, from the coding sequence ATGGGCGTCACCGCACATCAAAAGCTGCGCGTGATTTGGGAACGATTGTTCCCTATTGATCGTTGGCGCGATCCTGAGACGCTGCGTCAGGCGGGGCGCATCGTCGCCTTCGATCTGGCAATGTTCTTCTGGGTCGTGATCTTCGCCCCGATCTATGCGCTGCTCGGTTCCACGCCGAGTGTCATCGTACTCGTGATGGTCGGCATCGTCTTGCCGGCTGCGTTGATTGCCTTGCAGCGTGGACTTTCGCCAACGTTGTGCGGCAATGTGCTGTGCTGGGCCGGCTGGTTGACGTATACCGCGCTCGTCTACGTACAAGGCGGCATGTCCGCGCCTTCGCCGACCTTGACCTGGTTTGCCTCGCTGCCGATTTGCGCCGTGTACATGTGCGGGCTGCGATCAGGCGTCTTCTGGACACTGGCCAGTATCCTGGCCGTTACCGGCTTCGCCGTAGCTGATCATTTCGGCTTTCCATGCCCGAATACGCTCACCCCCTTCGCCACTCGCTTGTTGCAGTTTCTGGCGCTGGCCGGCCTGATCACGTGCGTGTATGTGCTGGTACACGTGCTGACGCGGTTCGAGCTGAACGTTCGTCGGACCCTGCACGAAGCGAATAGCCGGCTCGAGGCGCAATCATCGCTCGACGCGCTGACGGGCATCGCCAACCGGCGCAGTTTCGACTGGACGATGGAGCGCGAATGGAAGCGGCACGAGCGCGCCGGCATGCCCATCTCGGTGGCGCTCATCGATGTCGACTGGTTCAAGCAGTACAACGACAATTTCGGACATCTGGCCGGCGACGACGTGTTGCGGTCGATTGCTTTTGCGATTCAATCGGGCGTACACCGGCCGGGCGACTTTGCCGCCCGCTTCGGCGGCGAGGAATTCGCCGTGATCCTCTCGGATACCGACGAGCATCAGGCGCGCTACGTGATGGCCATGATCCATCAGCGGGTGCGGGCGATCGAGATTCCCTATCCCGATCCGACCAAAGGCCCGTTCGTGACGATCAGCATCGGCATTGCCACGGCCACGCCTTGCCGGGGCGATTCGTTCATGGAACTGATTCACGAGGCCGACGTCGCACTGTATCAGGCGAAGGCCGAGGGGCGCGATCGGGCCATTCACGCCTCCCGCATCGGCGCGAGCGCGGCGGTGGTGCAGGCCGGCGCCGTGAAGACGCACTTGTAA